A DNA window from Leptolyngbya sp. KIOST-1 contains the following coding sequences:
- the hmpF gene encoding pilus motility taxis protein HmpF — MLYLAEVQKKTGFIGSGKPEFKLLACQRSEHSWSTVTGDETLVAPDDASYNAGALVMVEVSGNRQVQRHYEAGRTLTSILQNFSNLSKKSKTQEEEIEQWKQSLTFQSQELNRRELELETRQEQVEQAEADLEQLDAQRQELEQLRQTLEQQQEELTRKNQDLEGAWAHLNGEMRRLEEQRAEGSSTAGLDSEQIATLQSALNRITETVMPLEALRDPLTHANDGLNYHQGLLGEYRQSLENQRQDLEQRQQQLDQQASQLEQRWTDWRQAEASLVAKREELKLRQQAVKAHQEQIQSLSDTLQAQVNLHQKIYDLLNTTDKVRLSKKVDVAALEAMDLEQLQTLVGDLEKDLEKMSRFVSDQEEELALEQQAIDELKLKIEQASEFDRLQLETELEEEQDRSQMLNETLVGQRRNLLEREEVLSQHQAVLRRRQGLAVEEAPVSAVDLEPLLNTIDLQRQQTTEAIQALETEIKQSQDSIGQLKQDIESSEKALATQRSEVEGFESDLRQQQRDLAGLIGKLAVCEELLNPAQESVNGLRQSLDNLAGGVTKLQEVNDYQLQAIAELRQTVANVGAPSVAAS, encoded by the coding sequence GTGCTGTACCTAGCAGAAGTCCAGAAAAAGACCGGGTTTATTGGCAGCGGCAAGCCCGAGTTTAAGCTGCTTGCCTGCCAGCGCAGCGAGCACAGCTGGAGCACTGTAACCGGCGATGAGACTCTCGTCGCCCCAGATGACGCCTCCTATAATGCGGGTGCGCTGGTAATGGTGGAAGTCAGCGGCAACCGACAGGTTCAGCGCCACTACGAGGCGGGGCGGACCCTGACGAGCATCCTGCAAAATTTCTCAAATCTGAGCAAAAAGTCTAAAACTCAAGAGGAAGAGATCGAGCAGTGGAAGCAGTCACTGACGTTTCAGAGTCAGGAGCTAAATCGCCGTGAGCTGGAGCTAGAAACCCGCCAGGAGCAGGTGGAACAGGCCGAAGCCGACCTGGAGCAACTCGATGCTCAGCGCCAGGAACTCGAGCAGCTGCGCCAGACCCTTGAGCAGCAGCAGGAGGAGCTTACCCGTAAAAACCAGGATCTAGAGGGAGCCTGGGCCCACCTCAACGGTGAAATGCGTCGGCTTGAGGAACAGCGCGCCGAAGGAAGCTCCACTGCAGGCCTTGATTCAGAGCAGATTGCCACCCTACAGAGCGCCCTCAATCGGATCACCGAGACCGTCATGCCCCTGGAGGCGCTGCGCGATCCCCTCACCCATGCCAACGATGGTCTCAACTACCACCAGGGGCTGCTGGGGGAGTATCGTCAGTCCCTGGAAAACCAGCGCCAGGACCTGGAACAGCGCCAGCAGCAGCTAGACCAGCAGGCCAGCCAGCTGGAGCAGCGCTGGACCGACTGGCGGCAGGCCGAAGCCAGCTTGGTTGCCAAGCGGGAGGAGCTCAAACTGCGGCAGCAGGCGGTCAAGGCCCACCAGGAGCAGATTCAGTCGCTGTCGGATACGCTCCAGGCCCAGGTCAACCTGCACCAGAAAATCTACGACTTGCTCAACACAACGGACAAGGTACGGCTGAGCAAAAAGGTCGATGTGGCGGCCCTGGAGGCCATGGATCTCGAACAACTGCAAACCCTGGTTGGCGATTTAGAAAAAGACCTGGAGAAAATGTCTCGCTTTGTCTCCGACCAGGAGGAGGAGCTAGCCCTGGAGCAGCAGGCGATCGATGAGCTGAAGCTCAAAATTGAGCAAGCCAGCGAATTTGATCGCCTCCAGCTAGAAACTGAGCTGGAGGAGGAACAGGATCGCTCGCAGATGCTCAATGAAACCCTGGTGGGCCAGCGCCGCAACCTGCTGGAGCGGGAGGAGGTCCTGAGTCAGCACCAGGCTGTGCTGCGCCGACGGCAGGGCTTGGCGGTGGAAGAAGCGCCGGTCAGTGCCGTTGACCTGGAGCCACTGCTCAATACCATTGACCTGCAGCGCCAGCAGACCACCGAGGCGATTCAGGCCCTAGAAACTGAGATCAAGCAAAGCCAGGACAGCATTGGCCAACTCAAGCAGGACATTGAAAGCAGTGAAAAGGCCCTGGCCACCCAGCGCAGTGAGGTTGAGGGCTTTGAGAGCGACCTGCGCCAACAGCAGCGAGATTTAGCAGGCTTAATCGGTAAGCTTGCGGTTTGCGAAGAGTTGCTGAACCCAGCCCAGGAGAGTGTTAACGGGCTGAGACAGTCGTTGGACAATTTGGCGGGCGGAGTGACTAAACTACAGGAAGTTAACGACTACCAACTCCAGGCGATCGCGGAACTGCGTCAAACGGTAGCCAACGTGGGGGCTCCCTCTGTGGCTGCTTCCTGA
- a CDS encoding RNA-binding S4 domain-containing protein, which yields MPSLDYIKLDQFLKQMQVVGTGGQAKLMIQAGEVAVNGEVETRRGRKLVSGDRVEVDGQAWIVDLSQLG from the coding sequence ATGCCCAGTCTTGACTACATCAAGCTTGACCAGTTTTTGAAGCAAATGCAGGTGGTAGGTACCGGAGGCCAGGCCAAACTAATGATTCAAGCCGGAGAGGTGGCAGTGAATGGCGAAGTTGAAACCCGGCGTGGACGCAAGCTGGTGTCAGGCGATCGCGTCGAAGTCGATGGCCAAGCCTGGATCGTGGACTTGAGCCAGCTGGGCTAG
- a CDS encoding DUF6918 family protein gives MAMGLSDILNDQAVKASIVNDCAQLIDRQVAAKGGLGGMALKATYGVVKGAGPGYIPGAVERILPAVVDALEPMWAEGLQAGDPVAHLSQNQAQTAEVILGVTDRRIANTDNGLVRSSYGKLRQSVKGDVEGAVPGLAEILGAHSSVPQ, from the coding sequence ATGGCTATGGGCTTAAGCGATATTTTGAATGACCAAGCGGTGAAAGCAAGCATTGTCAACGACTGCGCCCAGCTGATCGATCGCCAGGTAGCCGCCAAGGGTGGGCTAGGCGGTATGGCGCTCAAAGCGACCTATGGGGTGGTCAAAGGAGCCGGGCCGGGCTATATTCCTGGGGCGGTTGAGCGTATTTTGCCCGCGGTGGTAGATGCCCTGGAGCCGATGTGGGCAGAGGGCCTGCAGGCAGGGGATCCCGTAGCTCACCTGAGCCAGAACCAGGCTCAGACCGCCGAGGTGATCCTGGGGGTAACCGATCGCCGCATTGCCAACACCGACAACGGCCTGGTGCGTTCGTCCTACGGCAAGCTGCGCCAGTCGGTCAAAGGGGATGTGGAGGGGGCCGTACCCGGACTGGCCGAAATTTTAGGTGCCCACAGCTCGGTACCTCAGTAG
- a CDS encoding TM0106 family RecB-like putative nuclease — translation MSASAPLPSHSSPGGGHESPLRLAAGLKSSQTQPSMRWLTDDVLFHYQRCGRRAYLDLYGDRDRQDHPSDYLLKLRQDSLAHRERVLEDYYPLYRPDFPSGDWAAGAKATLDLMAEGVEAIRQGVLAAPAVVDGVQLVSQPDLLIKQPGWSCWGDWVYVPVDIKLGKKPKLDYQVVAAYHAYVLSRVQGVWPQASYLALRGGQMYTIDLARLVPKLQTVLNDCLIDLRSPVAPELFISHSRCDLCHWFNHCYSEAKATRHLSLLPGVTPARYELLKQQHLTTVAALAQASPAHLAPLPGFGEQVAEKLVHQAQALIGNRAIPRSAPHAPHGFPLWPEDLPEGEVELYFDIEAAPDQNLIYLHGVLVVNHRTGETNFHALLAENHREERRAWNDFLDLVHSYPYAPIYHFCPYEAQTVRKLGQLYGTPHRHTEALLDRFFDVHKCITDGVTLPIESYALKHIARWMGFDWRDEGANGAQSICWYNAWAETGDRSYLDAILRYNEDDCRATYHIKDWLVKFAEPYWDRLYQNIG, via the coding sequence TTGTCTGCTAGTGCCCCCCTGCCATCGCATTCCAGTCCAGGGGGTGGCCACGAAAGCCCCCTGAGGCTGGCGGCTGGGCTAAAAAGCTCCCAGACTCAGCCCTCCATGCGCTGGCTCACCGATGACGTGCTGTTCCACTACCAGCGCTGCGGTCGGCGGGCCTACCTGGACCTCTACGGCGATCGCGATCGCCAGGACCACCCCTCCGACTACCTGCTCAAGCTGCGCCAGGACAGTCTGGCCCACCGGGAGCGCGTGCTCGAAGACTACTATCCCCTCTACCGGCCCGATTTTCCATCTGGCGACTGGGCCGCCGGAGCCAAAGCGACCCTGGACCTCATGGCCGAAGGGGTTGAGGCCATTCGCCAGGGGGTGCTGGCTGCCCCTGCGGTGGTGGACGGGGTGCAGTTGGTCAGCCAGCCCGATCTGCTGATCAAGCAGCCCGGCTGGTCCTGCTGGGGCGACTGGGTCTACGTTCCCGTTGATATTAAGCTGGGCAAAAAGCCCAAACTCGACTACCAGGTGGTGGCGGCCTACCACGCCTACGTGCTCTCCCGCGTGCAGGGAGTGTGGCCCCAGGCCAGCTACCTGGCCCTGCGCGGTGGCCAGATGTACACCATCGATCTGGCGCGGCTGGTGCCCAAGCTGCAAACCGTGCTCAATGACTGCCTGATCGACCTGCGATCGCCCGTCGCCCCAGAACTGTTTATCTCCCACAGCCGCTGCGACCTCTGCCACTGGTTCAACCACTGCTACAGCGAGGCCAAGGCAACCCGTCACCTGTCGCTGCTGCCCGGCGTCACCCCCGCCCGCTACGAATTGCTCAAGCAGCAACACCTGACTACCGTCGCCGCCCTAGCTCAGGCCAGCCCTGCCCATCTGGCTCCGCTGCCCGGCTTTGGCGAACAGGTGGCCGAAAAGCTGGTGCACCAGGCCCAGGCCCTGATCGGCAACCGAGCCATTCCCCGCAGCGCCCCCCACGCCCCCCACGGCTTTCCGCTGTGGCCCGAAGACCTGCCCGAGGGCGAGGTCGAGCTGTACTTCGACATCGAAGCCGCCCCGGACCAGAACCTGATCTACCTCCACGGGGTGCTGGTGGTCAACCACCGCACGGGCGAGACCAACTTCCACGCCCTGCTGGCCGAAAACCACCGCGAAGAGCGGCGGGCCTGGAACGATTTTCTCGACCTGGTGCACAGTTACCCCTACGCGCCCATCTACCACTTCTGCCCCTACGAGGCTCAAACCGTGCGGAAGCTAGGGCAGCTCTACGGCACCCCTCACCGCCACACCGAGGCGCTGCTCGATCGCTTCTTTGACGTCCACAAATGTATTACCGACGGCGTCACCCTACCCATCGAGAGCTACGCCCTCAAGCACATTGCCCGCTGGATGGGCTTTGACTGGCGCGACGAGGGGGCCAACGGGGCGCAGTCGATCTGCTGGTACAATGCCTGGGCCGAAACGGGCGATCGCAGCTATCTGGACGCCATTCTGCGCTACAACGAGGACGACTGTCGCGCCACCTATCACATCAAAGACTGGTTGGTAAAATTCGCCGAACCCTACTGGGACAGGCTCTACCAAAACATCGGCTAA
- a CDS encoding aminotransferase class V-fold PLP-dependent enzyme, producing the protein MQSLFAAGLDSLLEHRQSFPALLGKQYFNYGGQGPMAQGTLEAIAAAHRRVQELGPFSAAANQWVMAEAAQTRTAIAAELGTTADTITLTEDVTVGCNIPLWGVAWQAGDHILLSDCEHPGVIAAVAEICRRFGVTYSTCPLLATVNGGDPAAVVAQHLRPETRMLVISHIFWNTGQVLPLEAIAEVCHRRPQPVLVLVDAAQSVGALPLDLPALGIDFYAFTGHKWWCGPAGLGGLYSRPEAMAQISPTFIGWRGITTDANANPTGWKPNGQRFEVATSNYPLLAGLRRAIAHQAEVGTPAQRYQRLVDLSQRLWAQLQDLPYVRTVRQTPPDSGLVSFWVLERGEPSPAWHKRLVDELETQGVYLRTLQSPNCVRACTHYLTLEAEVDELVAGLKARLKPELD; encoded by the coding sequence ATGCAGTCTTTATTTGCGGCGGGGTTAGATAGTCTGCTGGAACATCGCCAATCGTTCCCCGCTTTGCTGGGCAAACAGTACTTTAACTACGGAGGTCAGGGGCCGATGGCCCAGGGCACCCTGGAGGCGATCGCGGCGGCCCACCGACGGGTGCAGGAACTGGGGCCGTTTTCGGCAGCGGCCAACCAGTGGGTGATGGCGGAGGCGGCCCAGACCCGCACGGCGATCGCCGCAGAACTGGGCACCACCGCCGACACCATTACCCTCACCGAGGATGTCACCGTAGGCTGCAACATTCCCCTGTGGGGGGTGGCGTGGCAGGCCGGGGATCACATTCTGCTGTCAGACTGTGAACATCCTGGCGTGATTGCCGCCGTGGCAGAGATCTGCCGCCGCTTTGGCGTCACCTATAGCACCTGCCCGCTGCTGGCCACGGTGAACGGGGGCGATCCAGCGGCGGTGGTGGCGCAGCACCTGCGACCCGAGACTCGCATGCTGGTGATCAGCCACATTTTTTGGAATACGGGGCAGGTGCTCCCCCTGGAGGCGATCGCCGAGGTCTGTCACCGCCGCCCCCAGCCGGTGCTGGTGCTGGTGGATGCGGCCCAGTCGGTGGGCGCGCTGCCGCTGGATTTGCCCGCCCTGGGGATCGATTTCTACGCCTTTACCGGGCACAAGTGGTGGTGCGGCCCGGCGGGGCTGGGGGGCCTCTACAGCCGTCCCGAGGCGATGGCGCAGATCTCCCCCACCTTCATCGGCTGGCGGGGGATCACCACCGACGCCAACGCCAACCCCACGGGGTGGAAGCCCAACGGCCAGCGGTTTGAGGTGGCTACCTCGAACTACCCGCTGCTGGCGGGACTGCGAAGGGCGATCGCCCACCAGGCCGAGGTGGGTACCCCAGCCCAGCGCTACCAGCGGCTGGTGGATCTCAGCCAGCGGCTGTGGGCGCAGCTCCAGGACCTCCCCTACGTTCGCACCGTACGTCAAACGCCGCCCGACTCGGGGCTGGTGTCCTTTTGGGTGCTGGAGCGCGGGGAGCCTTCTCCGGCCTGGCACAAGCGCCTGGTGGACGAGTTGGAAACCCAGGGGGTGTACCTGCGCACCCTGCAATCGCCCAACTGCGTGCGGGCCTGCACCCACTACCTGACCCTGGAGGCGGAGGTGGACGAGTTGGTGGCTGGTCTCAAAGCCAGGCTGAAACCGGAGCTGGACTAG